The region GCCGTTGATGGCGATAGATCCACACCATCTTCTGTGAAGATACTCGCGGATATGCGTCGGTGCGCTTTTGACCTAGATTTTTTGATATCTCGACAACCCCGTTCTTCACCAACCGCTAGCCAGCCGACACCACCGCCAACTGGGATACTGTCACGAAGCCTAGCGCCAAACGAACTGGAATATCTTGATGTCTTTGGCTTCTTTAATGTCCCACGAGTGCCTGCCGGTCGAACCCCTGATATCAACAATCTTGACATGACCGAAACGGTCAATAATCCCATGTCGATACCTGGTCTAACTGGGACCGGGAATTCAAATCCACTCCCAGTGGATAGCACCTCCAACACGAATGAGTTTAACATCACGAATTACTTGATTCCGACACCCGAAACAGATTGGCTATTCCGCCCGGGGGGTTAATTACGGCCAAAGAAGGTCATGTTGACCTCGAAGAGCCTTGTACCTGCAGCGAATAGCTTCGGTATGCCGTTTCTAACAGCACAAATCACCTTCGACCAGGCGATGAAAGTACTACCCGCCAGATAAACCCATGTGGTCAGATCGAGTCACTATTGAGGTGTGGTCTGCAACGCCGATAGGTCAACCAGATCACGTCCCTGCACATATTGAGCATACAAACGCCCTAGATTATGGAAAGGTATTGGGGGCCAAGTTACTCCCAGGCCTGGCTATTGACTGAACGAAAACGATAAGCCTTGGTCGTCTCCTGTAACCAACTTGGAACCCGGCAGTGCATTCATGCTATTTGCCCCTTTGGCGATATGATAGCAAAAGATGTTTTGCATAACAACTAGTTCAATGGTTACCCCTGACCTAGTTAGTATTGACAAGACTGCGCCACCCTTGTTGGTGCAAGGACCAAAAGCAGTTCTTCCGCCATGTCAGTTATCAATAACATACTATGAAAAACCTAGAGCCCGTGAAATATCTTGCTTAAGATTGAGAAATCTAAAGGACCAGCCGTGTATAGAGACATAATAAGGagtggaagcagaagaaaccCTAAACGAATTTGCGAAGCCGTTTTTTCCGTGCCTTTAAGTTGCCAAGCCAACATAGAAGTCGCAGCGCGTTTTTTTCCATCACAATTCCATGCATTGGATGGCCTTCTTAGGGAACAAACAGGAAAATCCAGAAACGGTGCAAAAGTACATAGAAAGGAGGGGGCTCGAATTTTCGAGCCTTCTTCGTAGAAAAAGAGCAAGTAGGACCCCACATGTATCCTAAGAGCAGtaagaaaaagggaaaaggcaGCACTAGAAAGGAAAGATCGCTAAAACAAAAAATCGaaacgaaaaagaaatgaaatgaCAGTTCAATGCCTATTTGAACTAATCTTCATCACCTGGCTCAATTCTGACAAGGATCTCTTCAAGGAATCCCTCGAGGAAGGAGGGAATGCCAGCTCCCATACCGACGGGGGCGTCATTGTCCCAGCGATCGATCCTGGTGAGAACACTGCTCAGGTCGTTGGATAATGATTCTATCATTTCTTGAGCATGTTCCCTGCGAGACTGGAGTTCTAACGATGCTTTTAGGCTTTCACCATCGTGGGCTACCGCCGAGCGGGTTGCATGATCTAAACATCGGGAACGGCGGCGGATGGCTTCTCTTAAAGCAGGAACAATGACGCTGTTTAGGGCTGTGATATCGTGGGATGTCCGCGTTTGCCTTGTTACCTCCGTGCTTGAAGGAGCGGGTTTGTGGTATTGAGGGCTACTCGGAGCAGCAAGGTTGGATGGTGAACTGTGCAACGGCGCATGTGGATGGTtttggggttggagttgtggcggcggagatgtATGTTTCGGTGTTGGGGGAGGGCGCGGAGGAGAACGGGATCGCAGCTGCGGCTGTGGCTGAGAAAACAATGGAGGTTGGACGCGTGGTGATTCCATCCTAGCCCTAGCATGCTGCTCTGTGGGTCTCCGAGAGGGAGACCCTGCCACAAGTCCTTGGGAAGTTGGCACCTCTATCGAGGACGACGCGCGCGGTTGATGCGACAACGGTGATGAGAGCGGGCTCTCTGTGTCTACAACAGTTGACATTGGGGCTCCTGGCGAACGGtccagctggaggaagctcAAGTCCTGTGCCAAAGATTGCTGTAGAGCCCTGTCGTATTCGCTGCCTGGGCTTTCTTTAAGATGCTGAGGTGTCGGCTGGGAGAGATGTGAAGGTGTTTTGGGAAAGTTGTCAAAATGTGTCGGCTTCGCTGGGGAAGGGGGCAACGGAACTTTTGTCGGCGACGGTGGTTTAGGTGAAGCCGTAGGCGTACTGTTGGCTTGGGCAAACGACGGAGGCGGGAAGTTATTCGGTTTGGGAGCCTCCTTCCGGGGCAACTCAGCCTTGGAATCTCGGTCCCTCGTTCCCTGGTCACGA is a window of Aspergillus puulaauensis MK2 DNA, chromosome 4, nearly complete sequence DNA encoding:
- the SPS1 gene encoding putative Ste20-like serine/threonine protein kinase (COG:T;~EggNog:ENOG410PF80;~InterPro:IPR000719,IPR011009,IPR017441;~PFAM:PF07714,PF00069;~go_function: GO:0004672 - protein kinase activity [Evidence IEA];~go_function: GO:0005524 - ATP binding [Evidence IEA];~go_process: GO:0006468 - protein phosphorylation [Evidence IEA]), coding for MEGLVDPETLYMKQNCIGGGSFGRVYKGVDKRNGKSVAIKIIDVENAEDEVEDIIQEIAILSELNSTYVTRYHGSYLKGSSLWIVMEFCSGGSCSDLMRPGPIPEEYIVIIIRELLKGLDYLHSDKKLHRDVKAANILLSSAGQVKLADFGVSSQLSATMTKKNTFVGTPFWMAPEVIKQSGYDYKADIWSLGITAIELANGEPPYSDIHPMKVLFLIPKNPPPTLQGEYSKTFKNFVELCLRRDPRERPTAKELLEHPFIKRAKKTNYLTELIERYERWQAVSGNKKTDEDDDLDHEHPSVSTTTEVDDDLWDFGTVRPVGRGHALNPMKKTDLNVRDQGTRDRDSKAELPRKEAPKPNNFPPPSFAQANSTPTASPKPPSPTKVPLPPSPAKPTHFDNFPKTPSHLSQPTPQHLKESPGSEYDRALQQSLAQDLSFLQLDRSPGAPMSTVVDTESPLSSPLSHQPRASSSIEVPTSQGLVAGSPSRRPTEQHARARMESPRVQPPLFSQPQPQLRSRSPPRPPPTPKHTSPPPQLQPQNHPHAPLHSSPSNLAAPSSPQYHKPAPSSTEVTRQTRTSHDITALNSVIVPALREAIRRRSRCLDHATRSAVAHDGESLKASLELQSRREHAQEMIESLSNDLSSVLTRIDRWDNDAPVGMGAGIPSFLEGFLEEILVRIEPGDED